One window from the genome of bacterium encodes:
- a CDS encoding DUF975 family protein, translating into MNLELISLGRCFSDGWEAFKEYIGISIGVFVVYTAINMAAGYIPVIGQIWQLTGGFVLAGGFVLFFLKVLKSENPSFGDLFSQFSDFVRWLGVAWLLILYTLIAAIISAIPCGLFALIGLAAGKESSLFQILLGIGAFISVVILYCIVIRWAYVFYAAADEGLTAKAAIVRSEELTAGIRPQVFWVTLVAGLVAVAGAIVFGVGVLFTIPLSYCIMTALYLNTKTMRSGDQQIETPTDSSTPTL; encoded by the coding sequence ATGAATCTAGAGCTTATCAGTTTAGGCAGATGTTTCTCTGATGGTTGGGAGGCTTTCAAGGAATACATAGGCATATCAATCGGCGTATTTGTAGTATATACGGCAATAAATATGGCGGCAGGCTATATACCGGTGATAGGGCAGATATGGCAACTGACAGGTGGTTTTGTATTGGCGGGAGGCTTTGTTCTATTCTTCTTGAAGGTGCTCAAGTCTGAAAATCCCAGCTTTGGCGATCTTTTCAGTCAGTTCAGTGACTTTGTCAGATGGTTGGGTGTCGCTTGGCTGCTCATCCTCTATACTCTTATCGCTGCGATAATTAGCGCTATACCCTGCGGATTGTTTGCTCTGATCGGACTTGCGGCCGGCAAAGAATCATCGCTTTTCCAGATTCTATTAGGCATTGGCGCTTTTATATCAGTCGTAATTTTGTATTGTATAGTTATTCGTTGGGCATATGTATTCTATGCTGCTGCCGATGAAGGACTGACTGCCAAGGCTGCGATTGTAAGAAGCGAAGAGCTGACTGCCGGGATCAGGCCACAGGTATTTTGGGTGACGCTTGTGGCCGGTCTTGTTGCTGTAGCAGGAGCAATAGTGTTTGGTGTGGGTGTGTTGTTCACCATACCACTTTCTTATTGCATAATGACTGCACTTTACCTGAATACAAAAACCATGAGATCAGGCGATCAACAGATCGAGACCCCCACCGATTCATCGACTCCCACGCTGTAA
- a CDS encoding ComF family protein, translated as MMTLARDLWSGLLDLVYPTYCLACGAADENYLCAKCVEMIDIIGDMHCYKCAIPCETYICSDCLSREFAFDWACSAGLYEGALRKAIHALKYDMHIAIVDQLAELMIRCYPHKELNGDVDMVIPIPIHRNRLIERGFNQSEELCRLLCKRIYVPMETDALFRIRNTRHQVSLPEDKRMLNIKGAFAVRQPDLVMGRRVLLVDDVFTTGSTLNEAAKVLKESGAESVYVYTLARNF; from the coding sequence ATGATGACCCTTGCACGCGATCTTTGGTCCGGTCTGCTTGATCTGGTCTACCCAACATATTGCCTGGCATGCGGCGCTGCAGACGAAAACTATCTATGCGCAAAGTGTGTGGAGATGATCGATATCATAGGCGATATGCATTGCTACAAGTGCGCAATTCCCTGCGAAACCTATATATGCTCGGACTGCCTGAGCCGGGAATTTGCGTTTGATTGGGCATGCAGCGCCGGTCTATATGAAGGTGCCTTGCGCAAAGCAATCCATGCACTCAAATATGATATGCACATTGCCATAGTCGACCAACTGGCAGAGTTGATGATCCGTTGCTACCCCCACAAGGAGCTTAACGGTGATGTCGATATGGTCATACCGATACCCATTCATCGCAACCGGCTGATTGAGCGTGGGTTCAATCAATCCGAAGAACTGTGCAGGCTGCTTTGCAAACGTATATACGTGCCGATGGAAACTGACGCGCTCTTCAGAATCAGAAATACACGCCACCAGGTCAGTCTACCTGAGGATAAACGTATGCTTAACATCAAAGGCGCGTTCGCAGTACGCCAGCCCGATCTGGTGATGGGCAGGCGCGTGCTGCTGGTCGATGATGTATTTACAACCGGCAGCACGCTTAACGAAGCCGCAAAAGTCCTTAAAGAATCGGGAGCCGAGTCCGTTTATGTATATACTCTAGCACGGAATTTCTAG